In one Lentimicrobium sp. L6 genomic region, the following are encoded:
- a CDS encoding PASTA domain-containing protein: MSLKSFLISKAFFKSLAIAFVVVVIMMFVTIKGLGYYTDNGSFILVPKLAHRDSDSLRVLSSADYLQYEVIDSMYADDYMPGTVVLQNPTPGAKVKKGRKVYLSIVAKTPELVSMPNLLDLSIRRAIDVVQYAHLKVERIEFADDIALNAVIEQLYKGDTIAPDSLLPSGASITLVVGNGYRKTGATVPFVLGKNLTQARKAILKASFNMGRIDTLQEDYEGRWFVYEQSPFADPLHPSKAPLGSNISLKLRSSLDYNFDSIIEFYNSPDSVRYDSLMFQNELTDF, from the coding sequence ATGAGTCTTAAATCTTTTTTAATAAGTAAAGCGTTTTTTAAAAGCTTGGCCATTGCCTTCGTAGTAGTGGTGATTATGATGTTTGTGACCATCAAAGGATTGGGCTATTATACTGATAATGGTTCTTTTATTTTGGTTCCAAAGTTGGCCCATCGCGATTCCGATTCTTTAAGGGTACTGTCTTCTGCCGATTATTTGCAATATGAAGTAATTGATAGTATGTATGCTGATGATTATATGCCTGGTACTGTGGTATTGCAAAATCCAACTCCAGGAGCTAAAGTGAAAAAAGGAAGAAAAGTTTATCTTTCCATAGTAGCTAAAACTCCTGAATTGGTTAGTATGCCGAATCTTCTTGATTTGAGTATCAGAAGAGCCATAGATGTGGTTCAGTATGCGCATTTGAAAGTAGAAAGAATTGAGTTTGCTGACGATATTGCTCTGAATGCTGTGATAGAGCAATTATACAAAGGCGACACTATTGCACCTGATTCTCTCTTGCCAAGTGGAGCCAGTATTACCCTGGTGGTAGGTAATGGATATCGTAAAACAGGAGCAACAGTTCCTTTTGTTTTAGGGAAGAATTTGACACAAGCACGTAAAGCAATTTTGAAAGCCTCATTTAATATGGGTAGAATAGATACTTTGCAAGAAGATTACGAAGGTCGTTGGTTTGTATATGAGCAAAGTCCATTTGCTGACCCGCTTCATCCTTCAAAGGCTCCTCTAGGCTCAAATATTTCATTGAAATTGCGCTCCTCACTGGATTATAATTTCGATTCTATTATTGAATTTTATAATTCGCCAGATAGTGTGCGTTACGATAGTTTAATGTTCCAAAATGAATTGACTGATTTTTAA
- a CDS encoding DUF6252 family protein, with the protein MKRVQFLFVAILSIVLFSFSSCNKSEDDVTPDNPLLSTGSISLKVDGASWNASLAVQGINTNGVINVTGSDSDAKQASLILYGVSAPGTYTIGSGSTHQLRWTEGLGQTETYSANGVIGSGTITVTELSSTKIKGSFSFTGMNTAQATKSITDGSFEATF; encoded by the coding sequence ATGAAACGAGTTCAATTTTTATTTGTAGCCATTTTATCTATCGTATTATTCTCATTCTCCAGTTGTAATAAAAGCGAGGATGATGTTACACCCGATAACCCATTATTGTCAACAGGATCCATCAGTTTAAAAGTGGATGGAGCCAGTTGGAATGCTTCATTGGCAGTGCAAGGAATCAATACAAACGGTGTGATTAATGTAACTGGCAGCGATTCAGATGCCAAGCAAGCTAGTCTGATTTTATATGGTGTATCAGCGCCCGGAACTTATACTATTGGATCAGGAAGTACTCATCAATTACGCTGGACAGAAGGTTTGGGACAAACAGAAACCTATTCTGCTAATGGAGTTATTGGTTCTGGTACTATTACAGTTACAGAATTAAGTTCCACCAAGATTAAAGGAAGCTTTTCTTTTACAGGAATGAACACTGCTCAAGCTACAAAAAGCATCACTGATGGAAGTTTTGAAGCCACTTTTTAA